The Toxorhynchites rutilus septentrionalis strain SRP chromosome 3, ASM2978413v1, whole genome shotgun sequence genome includes a region encoding these proteins:
- the LOC129773213 gene encoding uncharacterized protein LOC129773213, with the protein MKLGAYPKTKKDNQPNLESTPRNCNSCSHPDSMEDMVECEKCLKWYHYSCAGVDDSVKTSNFVCKLCPALTSKASISGRTSSSSKRAATVQIELQQLEEEKRLRERLLKEESQQEKELQEKENALKERAIQKERERKEKERKEKKQMEEEFISKKFSMMQSLLDDSDCGSVKSARSGTGKVQQWLQVQQIKTSETVSGNTIIPTVVPSQADKPITDVTTYPATEQTTKLTPSKGNQLLLPQQTQLAGLQSHHATSSEPYRQREYPTHSQQGAASSANVQRVPVQSEEICQAWQIQKQTPRGVYIDAVQQSAMQPISSLCYSTQPTIAHPPNPTDVQASIRNEVSLPRPLFGACLISSVQPPAGQCTENVQSNSMYPQLHSMQTINCHPLTYTTPRAYHNHQHPSSVAPNPMHSAAICDHNGTPSMTILNNQPPIISTSLAASTPINVNVGPSTHQLTARQVVPKELPIFSGDPSDWPIFITSYNNSTQICGYSDSENLMRLQRSIKGCALDAVKCFLLHPSTVPNVLSTLYTLYGRPEIIANNLLNKIRSTPSPKADKLETLLNFGLIVQNLCAHLNAVRMENFLKNPMLLNELVGKLPTNIRLDWALYQRQFESPDLATFGEFMSTIVTAVSHIVPPVFQSSHKNEQQKEKRFINAHVIEENSNVFNNSDNQQKPCPVCQRIGHKVKDCFEFKKLDVDSRWKAVQQNHLCRRCLVPHGKRPCKSFVCGIDGCEYRHHRLLHSTKLREKTKPATTSGTVTLHHEKGKCVLFRIVPVTIYGRNISVDTFAFLDDGSELTLIDKQLADQFGMEGQADPLCLQWTGNVTRREADSCVLQLTISGREVNKKFPLRDVHTVTNLKLPKQTLRFSDMQTQFQHLRGLPVEDYCNVFPSILIGLNNTHLITNLKIREGKSNEPVAAKTRLGWSIHGSIRDGDDPHDHRHVHVCTRSHDEDLHNLVQNFFNIEGAGVSAVRTLESADDQRARVILEQTTSRTETGRFETGILWRYDYLEFPDSRPTAERRLFCLESRLNKHPQLYEKVRLQIAEYLQKGYAHKITVEEQNLSDPRRVWFLPLNIVVNPKKPEKLRLVWDAAAKTEQISFNSMVLKGPDFLVSLPGVLFRFRQRQIAVTGDIQEMFHQVLIRSSDRQSQRFLWRNDSSFPIDVYEMNVATFGSTCSPCSSQFVKNLNAKEFEQQYPRASKAILEDHYMDDYLSSFDSVDEAVEVSTQVRTIHEKAGFRMRNWLSNSKKLMEVMGENATDKCKQFTVDKTSECGRVLGLQWIMEEDAFQFTFGDRNVVQTLFERDSPPTKREILRFVMSFFDPLGLISMLVIQGKIILQDVWKCGLDWDEAVPHEIYIRWKRWLVSLRCLELITIPRCYFPMYDRCNYNDMELHVFVDASEEAYSSAAYFRIVERGEVRCVLVSSKTKVAPVKSLSVPRLELQAAIIGVRLAKMITDSHTLEIKRRTFWTDSSTVLSWICSDHRRYKQYVAVRVGEILSESTMAEWRWVPSQMNVADEATKWNQNSVSSSESRWFKAPEFLYDDEESWPRSKHVVTETKEEIRMGRVHQHERVESLITFERFSKYERLIRAVAFVFFFARTCKKSTSISHPQGLLQEDLKKAETYVYRQVQAEGFSMELTKFQRNGSQKWSQLNKNSVLYKLSPYLDEDGIIRSDSRISEALCVPYEVRKPVILPKDHYVTRLLVNYYHRKFGHNNKETIVNELRQNFYICKMRVVVRKVAKECMWCRVYKSTPKIPRMAPLPAARLTPYVRPFTFVGLDYCGPFLIRLGRSNTKRWIALFTCMTVRAIHLEITGSLSTESCKFAIRRFIARRGSPQEIYSDQGTNFRGASNELIKEIRGINEKLADTFTNTATQWHFNPPASPHMGGAWERMVKTVKIALTSLSLPKKPDDEIFSTVVTEVEAMVNSRPLTYIPIDPCNGESLTPNHFLLLSSSGVVQPTKPPTDERIALKNNWNLVQVLLDQFWRRWTKEYLPTIANRSKWLEEVKALLVGDLVLIVDEATRNSWTRGRVIRVYPGKDGRIRRADIQTKSGILQRPVTKLAVLEIEDNGMAGSNHQQYGAGDVAGEDRRAEHSHIIN; encoded by the coding sequence ATGAAGCTGGGAGCATATCCGAAAACGAAGAAGGATAACCAACCTAATCTGGAATCGACACCGAGAAATTGCAACTCATGTTCGCACCCAGACTCTATGGAAGATATGGTGGAATGCGAAAAGTGTCTCAAGTGGTATCACTACTCATGCGCTGGCGTAGATGATTCCGTGAAAACGAGTAACTTTGTCTGCAAACTGTGTCCCGCTTTGACCTCGAAAGCTTCTATTTCCGGTAGAACTTCGTCATCCAGTAAACGAGCGGCGACTGTGCAAATCGAGCTACAGCAGTTGGAAGAGGAAAAGAGGTTACGTGAAAGATTACTTAAGGAGGAAAGTCAACAGGAGAAGGAGCTGCAAGAGAAGGAAAATGCACTCAAGGAACGAGCCATTCAGAAGGAAAGGGAGCGGAAGGAGAAGGagaggaaagaaaagaagcaaatgGAGGAGGagtttatatccaaaaagttcaGCATGATGCAGAGTTTACTGGATGACAGTGATTGCGGAAGCGTGAAATCAGCAAGGAGTGGTACCGGTAAGGTGCAACAGTGGTTACAAGTTCAGCAAATAAAGACATCGGAAACAGTCTCCGGAAATACAATCATCCCGACTGTTGTCCCGTCGCAAGCAGACAAACCGATAACTGACGTCACAACGTATCCAGCTACCGAACAAACAACTAAATTAACTCCGTCCAAAGGGAATCAGCTACTTCTCCCTCAGCAAACGCAATTAGCAGGATTGCAGAGTCACCATGCAACGTCATCAGAACCGTATCGTCAGCGTGAATATCCAACTCACTCGCAGCAAGGAGCGGCATCGTCCGCAAATGTACAGAGAGTTCCCGTACAGTCGGAGGAGATTTGTCAGGCGTGGCAAATACAGAAGCAGACACCGCGCGGGGTATACATCGATGCAGTTCAGCAGTCAGCGATGCAGCCCATATCATCTTTATGTTACTCTACACAACCTACTATAGCACATCCCCCGAACCCAACCGACGTACAAGCGTCAATAAGGAATGAGGTAAGCCTACCGCGTCCATTGTTTGGAGCATGCCTGATATCCAGTGTTCAGCCACCAGCAGGTCAGTGTACAGAAAATGTTCAATCGAATTCTATGTATCCGCAATTACACTCAATGCAAACAATAAATTGCCATCCATTGACTTATACAACACCTCGAGCGTATCATAATCACCAACACCCGTCCTCCGTTGCACCCAATCCTATGCATAGTGCAGCGATTTGTGATCATAACGGAACGCCATCTATGACTATTTTAAATAATCAACCACCTATTATTTCCACATCGTTAGCCGCAAGTACACCTATTAATGTCAATGTTGGACCGAGCACCCATCAACTTACCGCACGCCAAGTTGTTCCAAAGGAGTTACCGATATTTAGTGGAGACCCTTCCGATTGGCCAATCTTCATCACCAGCTACAACAACTCTACGCAAATATGTGGATATTCAGATTCGGAGAACCTTATGAGGCTGCAACGAAGCATTAAGGGCTGTGCTCTCGATGCCGTAAAGTGTTTTCTTTTACATCCGTCAACTGTCCCAAATGTTCTCTCCACCCTATACACGCTCTATGGGAGACCCGAAATAATTGCAAACAATCTTCTAAATAAAATACGATCGACCCCATCGCCAAAGGCGGACAAATTGGAGACGTTGCTGAATTTCGGACTCATAGTCCAGAATTTATGTGCTCATCTCAATGCAGTGAGAATGGAAAATTTCTTGAAAAATCCCATGCTGCTGAATGAGTTAGTAGGTAAACTGCCGACAAATATACGGTTAGATTGGGCACTATATCAACGCCAATTCGAATCACCAGATCTAGCCACGTTTGGGGAGTTTATGTCTACGATTGTCACAGCAGTCAGCCACATAGTTCCGCCCGTATTTCAAAGTTCCCACAAAAATGAACAGCAAAAAGAGAAAAGGTTCATCAACGCGCATGTCATCGAAGAAAACAGCAATGTATTCAATAATTCTGACAACCAACAAAAACCTTGTCCTGTATGTCAGAGGATTGGACATAAAGTAAAAGATTGTTTCGAATTCAAAAAACTTGATGTCGACAGTCGTTGGAAAGCAGTGCAGCAGAACCATTTGTGTCGACGTTGTTTAGTGCCACATGGAAAGCGACCTTGTAAGAGCTTTGTGTGCGGCATAGATGGCTGTGAATACAGGCATCACAGACTTCTCCACTCAACAAAATTGCGCGAAAAAACCAAACCGGCAACAACGTCTGGAACAGTCACCCTACATCATGAGAAAGGAAAATGCGTTCTCTTTAGAATAGTCCCCGTCACAATATATGGAAGAAATATTTCCGTCGACACCTTCGCATTTTTAGACGATGGATCGGAGCTGACACTAATAGACAAGCAGCTTGCTGATCAGTTTGGAATGGAGGGTCAGGCCGATCCTCTCTGTCTACAGTGGACCGGCAATGTGACTCGTAGAGAAGCCGATTCGTGTGTTCTTCAATTAACAATATCTGGTCGTGAAGTCAATAAAAAGTTCCCGTTGAGAGATGTCCATACCGTGACTAATTTAAAACTTCCGAAACAAACGTTGCGGTTCAGCGATATGCAAACTCAATTCCAGCATTTGCGCGGACTTCCAGTAGAAGATTATTGTAACGTTTTTCCGTCTATACTAATCGGCTTGAACAACACTCACCTCATCACCAATTTGAAAATACGAGAAGGGAAATCAAATGAACCAGTGGCAGCGAAGACCAGACTAGGGTGGTCTATTCACGGAAGCATACGAGATGGTGATGATCCACACGACCATCGTCATGTGCACGTATGCACGCGATCACACGACGAAGATCTGCACAACCTTGTACAAAATTTCTTCAATATTGAGGGGGCAGGAGTATCCGCTGTCCGTACGTTGGAATCTGCGGATGATCAACGCGCTCGTGTCATTTTGGAGCAAACCACATCGCGCACAGAAACAGGCCGTTTCGAGACGGGGATACTTTGGCGATACGACTATTTGGAGTTCCCAGACAGTCGTCCGACCGCTGAACGCAGGTTATTCTGTTTGGAGAGTAGACTGAATAAGCATCCACAGCTATATGAGAAGGTGAGGCTGCAAATAGCAGAATATCTGCAAAAAGGATATGCGCACAAGATTACAGTAGAGGAACAaaatttatcagatccccgACGAGTTTGGTTTCTGCCATTGAATATAGTAGTGAATCCAAAAAAGCCAGAAAAGCTACGCCTGGTATGGGACGCAGCAGCGAAGACAGAACAAATTTCATTCAACAGTATGGTTCTCAAAGGACCAGATTTTCTGGTATCATTACCTGGTGTCCTGTTTCGTTTTCGTCAGCGACAAATAGCAGTTACTGGCGACATTCAGGAAATGTTCCACCAAGTCCTGATTCGCAGTTCTGATCGCCAATCGCAAAGATTTCTTTGGAGGAATGATTCCTCGTTTCCCATCGATGTGTATGAGATGAACGTAGCGACATTCGGTTCGACGTGTTCCCCTTGCAGTTCACAATTCGTGAAAAACTTGAACGCTAAAGAATTCGAACAACAATACCCGAGAGCATCCAAGGCCATCCTAGAAGATCATTATATGGATGATTATCTGAGCAGCTTTGATAGTGTGGACGAAGCAGTGGAAGTGTCGACGCAAGTGAGAACTATCCACGAAAAGGCAGGATTTCGTATGCGAAACTGGTTGTCGAACTCCAAGAAGTTAATGGAAGTGATGGGAGAAAATGCGACAGACAAATGCAAGCAATTTACTGTCGATAAAACAAGTGAATGCGGGCGAGTCCTTGGTCTACAGTGGATTATGGAAGAAGATGCTTTTCAATTTACCTTCGGCGATCGCAATGTAGTTCAGACTCTTTTCGAGCGCGATTCTCCGCCTACTAAACGGGAAATTCTTCGCTTCGTTATGAGCTTCTTTGACCCTCTTGGTTTAATATCAATGTTGGTAATACAAGGGAAAATTATCCTGCAAGATGTATGGAAATGTGGTTTAGATTGGGATGAAGCAGTGCCACACGAAATATATATTCGGTGGAAACGCTGGCTAGTCTCTTTACGATGTTTAGAGTTGATCACGATTCCACGTTGTTACTTTCCCATGTACGATCGATGTAACTACAATGATATGGAGCTCCACGTCTTCGTAGATGCAAGCGAGGAAGCTTATTCAAGCGCAGCATATTTTCGAATTGTGGAACGAGGGGAAGTCAGATGTGTCTTGGTATCGTCAAAAACCAAAGTTGCTCCGGTGAAATCCCTTTCCGTTCCCCGTCTCGAACTGCAGGCTGCTATAATCGGAGTCCGTTTGGCGAAGATGATCACAGATTCTCACACCCTGGAAATTAAGCGTCGTACATTCTGGACAGATTCTAGCACTGTTCTGTCCTGGATTTGCTCGGACCATCGCCGTTATAAACAGTACGTTGCCGTCCGAGTAGGAGAAATCCTGAGCGAGTCAACCATGGCCGAATGGAGGTGGGTCCCATCACAGATGAATGTAGCTGATGAGGCTACAAAATGGAACCAGAACTCCGTGTCCAGTTCCGAGTCTCGTTGGTTCAAAGCACCTGAATTCCTGTACGACGATGAAGAAAGCTGGCCTCGTTCGAAACACGTTGTGACAGAAACAAAGGAGGAAATCCGTATGGGTCGCGTACATCAACACGAGAGAGTTGAATCTCTTATCACCTTCGAACGTTTCTCCAAATACGAACGATTGATCAGAGCAGTGGCGTTCGTCTTCTTCTTCGCACGCACCTGTAAAAAATCGACGTCGATAAGCCATCCTCAAGGATTGTTGCAAGAGGATTTGAAAAAAGCAGAGACTTATGTTTACAGACAAGTTCAAGCAGAAGGATTTTCCATGGAATTGACAAAATTCCAAAGAAATGGGTCGCAGAAATGGAGCCAGTTGAATAAAAATAGTGTACTATACAAACTCTCACCGTACCTGGACGAAGACGGAATCATTAGATCTGATAGCCGCATCAGCGAGGCTTTATGTGTGCCTTACGAAGTAAGAAAGCCTGTTATCCTACCGAAGGACCACTATGTTACAAGGCTGCTAGTCAACTATTATCATCGTAAATTCGGACACAATAACAAAGAAACAATAGTGAACGAATTGCGACAGAACTTCTATATTTGTAAAATGCGAGTGGTCGTTCGCAAAGTGGCGAAAGAATGCATGTGGTGTCGCGTATATAAATCTACCCCGAAAATTCCACGAATGGCACCACTACCAGCAGCCCGTTTGACACCATACGTTAGGCCATTTACGTTTGTAGGCCTAGATTATTGCGGGCCATTCCTGATTCGGCTCGGTAGATCAAATACCAAACGATGGATAGCGTTATTCACCTGTATGACTGTGAGGGCAATTCATCTAGAAATAACAGGCTCTCTCTCTACAGAATCCTGCAAGTTTGCAATCCGTCGGTTTATAGCCAGAAGAGGTTCTCCACAGGAAATATATAGTGACCAAGGAACAAATTTTCGCGGCGCAAGTAATGAATTGATCAAAGAAATACGGGGTATTAACGAAAAACTCGCTGATACATTTACTAATACCGCTACCCAATGGCATTTCAACCCTCCTGCTTCCCCCCACATGGGTGGGGCATGGGAACGCATGGTGAAAACTGTGAAAATAGCATTGACTTCTCTTTCATTGCCAAAAAAACCGGATGACGAAATATTTTCCACTGTGGTCACTGAGGTGGAAGCGATGGTTAACTCGAGGCCGCTTACGTATATTCCGATTGATCCATGTAATGGGGAATCCCTAACACCAAACCATTTTTTGCTGCTCAGTTCGTCAGGAGTCGTGCAACCAACAAAACCACCAACCGACGAACGTATTGCTCTTAAAAATAATTGGAATCTTGTGCAGGTTCTACTCGACCAGTTCTGGAGACGCTGGACCAAGGAATATCTTCCAACGATAGCTAATCGCAGTAAATGGCTAGAAGAGGTGAAGGCACTATTGGTGGGAGATTTAGTCTTGATAGTAGATGAAGCAACGAGGAATAGTTGGACGAGAGGACGGGTGATTAGGGTGTATCCTGGAAAGGATGGTCGCATTCGTAGAGCGGATATACAGACTAAAAGCGGTATTCTACAGAGGCCAGTTACTAAATTGGCGGTCCTTGAAATTGAGGATAACGGTATGGCTGGGTCAAATCACCAGCAATACGGGGCGGGGGATGTTGCGGGAGAAGACCGCAGGGCAGAACACAGCCACATCATTAACTAA